From Oscillospiraceae bacterium CM, a single genomic window includes:
- a CDS encoding polysaccharide biosynthesis tyrosine autokinase — MQQSVEVTVSDILFFLKRRFALIIVLTLSVGVLSFAASKFILSPTYESTATLFVSQAEENKSVVGSAVKFGDTFAFILKNQPLLENAIAALHLNMSVKSLENRVHISEIGSTEIFTLSVRDSDEKRAAAIIDAILTLAPEEISKTLKVDSAQIVILSKGTVYVGPNILNNSFTGLFVGFAASCIVVFVLELLNNKFMTSEDISSKLSCRVIAVVPTYQPAKASSQKITIDENSILPERDWAHLTESYYAMRANLKHAAQQHPAKKIIIASAISGEGRTSVAVNLAISLGRSGKSVLLIDADFRNPGLGVLFSPSYHNGCGLTEVLLKNAPLSDCLVQYGASGITILPSGIAPASPNDLLESDAMQSLLETLSNNYDHIILDTPPMAVFSDTLSLLPAVDSVLFVVRQNATPFEAAEFSMNSIKAQDAHVLGCVLNGFDSGKTNKLYAYMKH, encoded by the coding sequence TTGCAACAGTCCGTTGAAGTCACCGTAAGTGATATCCTTTTTTTTCTGAAAAGGCGGTTTGCACTCATCATCGTACTGACGCTGTCCGTCGGCGTTTTAAGCTTTGCCGCGTCAAAATTCATTCTTTCACCAACGTACGAGTCTACTGCAACGTTGTTTGTTTCGCAGGCCGAGGAAAATAAGTCAGTTGTCGGCTCCGCCGTTAAATTTGGCGATACGTTTGCTTTTATTCTGAAAAATCAGCCGTTGCTGGAAAACGCGATTGCAGCGCTGCACCTGAATATGAGCGTCAAATCGCTTGAAAACCGTGTTCATATCAGTGAGATCGGTTCAACTGAAATTTTCACGCTTTCTGTTCGCGACAGCGATGAAAAAAGAGCTGCCGCCATTATTGACGCTATTTTGACTTTAGCACCTGAGGAGATCAGCAAAACACTTAAAGTCGATTCAGCGCAGATCGTCATTCTGTCGAAAGGGACGGTGTATGTAGGCCCTAACATCCTAAATAATTCTTTTACCGGCTTGTTTGTCGGTTTCGCCGCATCCTGCATCGTCGTTTTTGTTCTTGAGCTTTTAAACAATAAGTTTATGACGAGCGAGGATATCAGCAGCAAGCTTTCCTGCCGTGTGATCGCCGTCGTGCCGACATATCAACCGGCAAAAGCCAGCTCCCAAAAGATAACCATCGATGAAAACAGTATTTTGCCTGAGCGGGATTGGGCGCATCTGACTGAATCGTACTATGCCATGCGGGCAAACTTGAAACATGCCGCCCAACAGCACCCGGCTAAAAAGATTATCATTGCCAGCGCGATAAGCGGCGAGGGACGGACGTCCGTTGCCGTCAACCTGGCTATTTCTCTCGGTCGGAGCGGTAAAAGCGTACTTCTCATTGATGCCGATTTTAGAAATCCGGGTCTTGGCGTGCTGTTTTCGCCGTCATACCATAACGGATGCGGCCTGACAGAAGTTCTCTTGAAAAACGCGCCGTTATCGGATTGTCTTGTCCAGTATGGTGCATCCGGCATCACCATTTTGCCTTCCGGCATCGCACCGGCCAGTCCGAACGATTTACTGGAGTCGGATGCGATGCAATCGCTTCTGGAGACCTTGTCAAATAATTATGACCACATTATCCTGGACACGCCGCCGATGGCCGTTTTCTCCGACACCCTTTCTCTTTTGCCCGCGGTTGACAGCGTTCTCTTCGTCGTCAGGCAAAATGCAACGCCGTTCGAAGCCGCCGAATTTTCAATGAACAGTATAAAGGCACAAGACGCCCATGTTCTCGGTTGTGTCTTAAACGGTTTTGATTCCGGTAAAACAAATAAACTGTACGCCTATATGAAGCATTAA
- a CDS encoding polysaccharide pyruvyl transferase family protein: MKKAVVVTFHCVPNYGAMLQAYAMQQNLEKFVDTAEILNYVPPHLLRQYHYFYFKTMRWFLSCLLNFPFTFVRNKKFGSFLKKYLCLTPGVYRVREALTLDCDYVFLGSDQIWSFGITDGVDKTYFGDFKKKKGCRVIAYAASYGKDILEARELALYSALLKNVDVVAVRERSAQKAIGFVYPRPVSVVLDPTLLLTREEWRCVAKKSRLKKYLLLYALNGYDETYRLAAEIAARKGLTVYEIASGGLSFRARRRHRVIPCAGPSDFLGLIDGSDYVVTDSFHGTAFAVLFKKNFYTVPHRTKGSRMVDLLKDLRLDGRIVSSFDSEMAIEDIDFTIPSIRLNELRKNSLAYIRASLDNTPTGQVTR; the protein is encoded by the coding sequence GTGAAAAAAGCGGTCGTGGTGACGTTTCACTGCGTCCCGAATTACGGGGCAATGCTGCAGGCTTACGCCATGCAGCAAAACCTTGAGAAGTTCGTCGATACAGCGGAGATATTAAACTATGTCCCTCCGCATCTGCTGCGGCAATATCACTATTTCTATTTCAAAACAATGCGCTGGTTTCTTTCCTGCCTGCTTAATTTCCCCTTCACATTTGTTCGAAACAAGAAGTTCGGATCCTTTTTAAAAAAGTATCTGTGCCTGACGCCGGGCGTATACCGCGTCCGGGAGGCGCTCACGCTGGACTGTGACTACGTCTTTCTCGGCAGTGATCAAATTTGGAGCTTCGGGATTACAGACGGCGTTGACAAAACATATTTCGGTGATTTTAAAAAAAAGAAGGGCTGCCGCGTCATCGCTTACGCAGCAAGCTACGGCAAGGATATCCTTGAGGCACGGGAGCTGGCTCTGTATAGCGCGCTTTTAAAAAACGTGGACGTTGTTGCCGTCCGGGAGCGCTCGGCGCAGAAGGCGATCGGCTTTGTCTATCCCCGGCCTGTATCCGTTGTCCTTGACCCGACACTGCTCCTCACGCGGGAAGAGTGGCGATGCGTGGCTAAAAAGAGCCGGTTGAAAAAATATCTCCTTTTATATGCCCTCAATGGGTACGACGAAACGTATCGTCTTGCCGCTGAAATCGCCGCGAGAAAAGGCCTTACGGTGTATGAAATTGCCTCCGGCGGCTTGTCGTTTCGCGCGCGCCGTCGCCATCGGGTTATACCCTGCGCCGGACCGTCGGACTTCCTCGGGCTGATTGACGGGTCGGACTATGTCGTCACCGATTCCTTCCACGGCACAGCCTTTGCCGTTTTATTCAAAAAAAATTTCTATACGGTACCTCATCGGACAAAAGGCTCCCGAATGGTGGATCTTTTAAAAGATCTCAGGCTTGACGGCAGGATCGTCTCTTCGTTTGATTCCGAGATGGCCATCGAGGATATCGATTTTACGATCCCAAGCATTCGCCTCAATGAGCTGAGAAAAAATTCGCTGGCGTATATCCGTGCATCCCTTGATAACACGCCAACCGGGCAGGTGACGAGGTGA
- a CDS encoding Coenzyme F420 hydrogenase/dehydrogenase, beta subunit C-terminal domain produces the protein MSRTRAFFYNTAATALMQLVTLLAGLITPRVLLTAYGSEINGLVTSVSQFIAYFNLAEAGLAGAAVYALYRPLAEQNHQAVNGIVAAAKKFYTQSGYLFLALTAGLAILYPIYIRSETLPFSMIGLLVLILGTNGAMEFFTLAKYRVLLTADQKTYVIAAATTAEIVLSTVVIATLAFWRVPIVGLRAVCLCALFLRSAILWRYCRRRYRFLNDRVPPDNKSLNKRWDAMFLQILGMVHTGAPVILLTLLLKDLKLVSVFSVYNMVLTGIGGLVGIFISGLSASFGDVIARGELPTLQKAYREFEMAYYAIISLMYGVTFVMIMPFVQLYTAGISDAHYNMPLVGFLMVLNGLLFNIKTPQGMLVLSAGLYRETRYQTVAQGMIAVTVGAALAPVFGLAGIILGSVVSNIYRDLDLMFFIPRHVTKLPVKKTARRILLVFVRVGLIILPFTVIKLEPAHLSSWVLMTCLTALYAALVIAITALFIEREEHRHILKRIRNLKGATKMTTKPQGKENCCGCGACQAVCPHHAVTLRPDEKGFLYPEVSTALCVGCRACVRTCPLDAAAERELSGRLTEPTVYAVKHRDSAVRRSSTSGGMFTALSDVVLEKGGSVYGACFDENFNVCHRRAVTKQVRDAFKGSKYVQSTLLNVYWEVEKDLHQGRTVLFTGTPCQTSALMRFLTQHAVRTERLFICDLVCHGVTSPVIWQAYLAFLMKKFKGRVMSAAFRSKEISNGGIGMKIHFFSTLHGTQDTYQKSFVTDVFFRLYLDGLILRESCHRCRFAGTKRPSDMTIGDFWGIETCKPEFDDGGGVSLVLVQTEKGKTLFEAVGDRIDFEKSNLSECLPRQPQLKSPSERSSKADTFWEEFFTRGLSYVLKKYTPAGWRFCLKKRIENSAYALLKALHLVNFAKKILGRE, from the coding sequence ATGAGCAGAACAAGAGCCTTTTTTTACAACACGGCCGCAACGGCGCTGATGCAGCTTGTCACCCTTCTGGCCGGTCTCATAACGCCACGCGTCCTGCTCACCGCCTACGGCTCGGAAATTAACGGGCTCGTTACCTCTGTCTCCCAGTTTATCGCCTATTTCAATCTGGCAGAGGCGGGGCTTGCGGGGGCGGCCGTTTACGCCCTGTATAGACCGCTGGCCGAGCAAAACCATCAAGCTGTCAACGGTATTGTCGCCGCGGCAAAAAAATTCTACACGCAGAGCGGGTACTTGTTTCTGGCCCTGACGGCCGGGCTTGCGATTTTGTATCCCATTTATATCCGCTCGGAGACACTGCCCTTTTCCATGATTGGCCTGCTTGTTTTAATTTTGGGAACAAACGGGGCGATGGAATTTTTTACGCTGGCCAAATACCGTGTGCTGCTGACAGCCGATCAGAAGACATATGTCATCGCCGCCGCGACGACGGCGGAGATTGTGCTCAGTACGGTGGTCATTGCTACCCTCGCTTTTTGGCGCGTTCCAATCGTCGGGCTGCGCGCCGTCTGTCTGTGCGCCCTATTTCTCCGATCGGCCATTTTATGGCGCTATTGCAGACGACGGTATCGATTTCTTAATGACAGGGTCCCGCCCGATAATAAATCGCTAAACAAGCGGTGGGATGCCATGTTTCTGCAGATTCTCGGAATGGTTCACACGGGGGCACCCGTGATTTTATTGACGCTTCTTCTAAAAGACCTCAAGCTTGTCAGTGTCTTCTCGGTGTATAACATGGTACTGACGGGAATCGGCGGTCTCGTCGGCATTTTTATCAGCGGGCTTTCCGCGTCGTTCGGTGACGTGATTGCACGCGGAGAATTGCCAACGCTTCAAAAAGCTTATCGGGAATTTGAAATGGCTTATTACGCCATTATTTCTTTGATGTACGGCGTGACATTTGTGATGATCATGCCCTTTGTTCAGTTGTACACAGCCGGCATCTCGGATGCGCACTACAATATGCCGCTTGTCGGATTTCTCATGGTTTTAAATGGGCTGCTTTTTAACATTAAAACGCCGCAGGGCATGCTTGTCTTATCAGCGGGGCTGTATCGGGAAACGCGGTATCAAACGGTGGCACAGGGGATGATCGCCGTGACAGTCGGCGCGGCACTCGCACCTGTTTTCGGTCTTGCCGGGATCATCCTAGGCTCGGTGGTCTCCAATATATACAGGGATTTAGATTTAATGTTTTTCATCCCGCGCCACGTGACGAAGCTACCTGTCAAAAAAACGGCAAGGCGCATTTTGCTGGTCTTTGTGCGCGTCGGGCTTATCATTTTGCCGTTTACCGTGATCAAATTAGAACCGGCGCATTTGAGCAGCTGGGTGCTTATGACGTGCCTGACGGCGCTGTATGCCGCCCTGGTCATCGCTATAACGGCACTGTTTATTGAGCGGGAGGAACACCGCCATATCCTCAAAAGAATTAGAAACTTAAAAGGAGCGACGAAAATGACAACAAAACCACAGGGAAAGGAAAACTGCTGCGGCTGCGGGGCATGCCAAGCCGTTTGCCCGCATCACGCCGTCACGCTCCGGCCGGATGAAAAAGGCTTTCTCTATCCCGAGGTCAGCACGGCACTCTGCGTCGGCTGCCGGGCTTGTGTCAGAACTTGCCCGCTGGATGCTGCCGCGGAAAGAGAACTCAGCGGAAGGCTTACAGAACCAACGGTCTACGCTGTCAAGCATCGGGATAGCGCCGTCCGCCGCTCGAGCACATCGGGCGGCATGTTCACGGCGCTGTCCGACGTGGTGTTGGAAAAGGGAGGGAGCGTCTACGGTGCGTGCTTTGACGAAAATTTCAACGTATGCCACCGGCGGGCCGTGACAAAACAGGTGCGTGACGCCTTTAAAGGCTCTAAATATGTGCAGAGCACGCTTCTCAACGTCTATTGGGAGGTTGAAAAAGACTTACATCAGGGCAGAACTGTCCTCTTTACAGGGACGCCGTGTCAGACCTCGGCGCTGATGCGATTTCTCACACAGCATGCGGTAAGAACTGAAAGACTTTTCATTTGCGATCTCGTCTGTCACGGTGTGACGAGCCCGGTTATCTGGCAGGCATATCTGGCCTTCCTCATGAAAAAATTTAAGGGGCGCGTGATGTCTGCCGCTTTTCGGAGCAAGGAGATATCCAATGGTGGGATTGGAATGAAAATTCATTTCTTCAGCACATTGCACGGCACGCAGGACACATATCAGAAATCCTTTGTGACCGACGTGTTTTTCCGGCTATACCTCGATGGATTGATCCTGCGGGAATCGTGCCACCGATGCCGCTTCGCCGGAACAAAACGGCCTTCCGACATGACGATTGGTGACTTCTGGGGAATAGAGACATGTAAGCCGGAATTTGACGACGGCGGCGGCGTTTCGCTTGTCCTCGTCCAAACAGAAAAAGGCAAAACGTTGTTCGAAGCGGTTGGTGATCGAATCGACTTTGAAAAGAGCAATTTGTCGGAATGCTTGCCGCGTCAGCCGCAGCTAAAAAGCCCCAGCGAACGAAGCTCGAAAGCAGATACCTTCTGGGAAGAGTTTTTCACACGCGGCCTCTCATATGTCCTCAAAAAATATACGCCTGCCGGATGGCGGTTCTGCTTAAAAAAGCGCATCGAAAACAGTGCCTATGCGCTTTTAAAAGCGCTGCATCTCGTCAACTTCGCCAAAAAAATACTCGGCAGAGAGTGA
- a CDS encoding glycosyltransferase, whose product MDNILWLTNIPAPYRVDFFNTLGSGCALTVLFEKKTSGERDRRWVFGCFKTFTGVFLKGVSIRPDMAFCPGVIRYLRRRDYDGVVISNPLTPTGILAVAYLKLMKRSYMIEGDGGFYKKGDWLRAFVKRRIFGGAAVCFSTGDSHDAYFLSNGAREDALCRYHFTSLYERDIRSAPPSDAEKGALRRAHGIPEAKMVVSVGRFVPGKGFDCLLGACRYLDMDTGIYLIGGQPTAEYRRIMAANEYRNVHFLDFMGKEKINCYFDMADVFVLPTRADVWGLVVSEAMARGLPVITTDACGAGAALIKNGENGYIIPAGDEKVLAERLLCLLNHNGSRHRMAEKCLQRIRGYTIETMAAEHLEKFRERCRTTLIFLGALAGKDGAEVRSGGSVAGNTMQLNLLKHLSALRDFDIKVLALQTTGAYPKERTLFSARHREAVLDDTCMTAEFVPFLNIPLIKQLWQALALCRRAKQIACRAGNVIVLSYNLYPQTGLPLLSMKKHWHVAALLADLPFDDRTDRPFPGRLLLGIFNALTKKIIAACPNLIVLNRHAAEQYNPNACFIVMEGGVDHISDDGDPANKTTGQRRIVYSGSLTAYNGISALMDAMALVEHHDVSLHIYGKGQLESAVQKRASMMPNVCYGGSLKNAEVRAVQKNAWLLINPRPVDDPIAQVTFPSKILEYMQSGTPVLTARLNGFHEAYNDKLFFIQGLGKAPEIAEAINHLAGLDEAALAERAEKAKKFICSSKTWAVQAEKINEFLKEISNGRNGVGESRS is encoded by the coding sequence ATGGATAACATTCTGTGGCTGACGAATATCCCCGCGCCGTACAGGGTTGATTTTTTCAACACGCTTGGGAGCGGGTGCGCGCTGACCGTGCTTTTTGAAAAGAAAACGTCCGGAGAGCGGGACCGGCGCTGGGTTTTCGGCTGTTTTAAGACCTTCACCGGCGTTTTTTTAAAGGGCGTATCCATCAGACCGGATATGGCATTTTGCCCAGGCGTTATCCGGTATCTGAGAAGAAGGGACTATGATGGCGTCGTTATCAGCAATCCGCTGACGCCGACAGGCATACTCGCCGTCGCCTATTTAAAATTAATGAAGCGCTCTTATATGATTGAGGGTGACGGCGGGTTTTACAAAAAGGGCGACTGGCTCCGCGCCTTTGTCAAAAGGCGGATTTTTGGAGGCGCTGCGGTTTGTTTCAGCACCGGTGACAGCCATGATGCGTACTTCCTGTCAAACGGTGCCCGTGAGGACGCGCTTTGCCGCTACCATTTCACATCCCTTTATGAAAGGGACATCCGCAGCGCCCCGCCATCCGACGCTGAAAAAGGCGCGCTCCGCCGCGCTCATGGAATCCCGGAGGCGAAAATGGTTGTAAGCGTTGGGCGGTTTGTTCCCGGAAAGGGCTTTGACTGTCTGCTCGGCGCCTGCCGGTATTTAGACATGGATACCGGCATCTATCTGATCGGCGGACAGCCGACGGCGGAATACAGGCGTATTATGGCGGCAAACGAATACCGTAACGTTCATTTTCTTGATTTTATGGGCAAAGAGAAAATTAATTGTTATTTTGACATGGCCGATGTGTTTGTCCTGCCGACACGAGCAGACGTCTGGGGCCTTGTTGTCAGCGAGGCGATGGCGCGCGGCCTGCCCGTCATTACGACAGACGCCTGCGGCGCGGGTGCTGCGCTTATTAAAAACGGCGAAAACGGCTATATCATACCGGCTGGTGATGAAAAAGTGCTGGCAGAGCGGCTTTTGTGCTTGTTAAATCATAACGGATCACGGCACCGCATGGCCGAAAAATGCTTGCAGCGCATCCGGGGCTACACTATTGAGACGATGGCTGCCGAGCATCTTGAGAAGTTTAGAGAGCGCTGCCGGACAACGCTTATTTTTCTGGGCGCCCTTGCCGGAAAAGACGGGGCCGAGGTGCGCTCGGGCGGGTCTGTGGCGGGTAATACCATGCAGCTAAATCTTTTAAAGCACCTCTCGGCGTTAAGAGATTTTGATATTAAGGTTCTGGCACTGCAAACCACTGGGGCCTATCCGAAGGAAAGAACGCTGTTTTCCGCGCGGCACCGTGAAGCGGTGCTCGATGATACATGCATGACGGCGGAATTTGTTCCATTCCTCAATATCCCGCTCATCAAGCAGCTCTGGCAGGCTTTAGCGCTATGCCGCCGGGCAAAACAAATCGCGTGCCGGGCCGGTAATGTCATCGTCCTGTCCTACAATCTCTATCCGCAGACGGGCCTGCCGCTGCTGTCAATGAAAAAACACTGGCATGTCGCCGCACTCCTCGCCGACCTGCCCTTCGACGACCGGACAGACAGGCCGTTTCCCGGCAGGCTTTTGTTGGGGATCTTTAATGCCTTGACGAAGAAGATTATTGCCGCCTGCCCGAACCTGATCGTCCTGAACCGGCACGCCGCCGAGCAATACAATCCCAATGCCTGCTTCATCGTCATGGAAGGCGGCGTGGATCATATCAGCGACGACGGGGATCCCGCAAATAAAACAACCGGACAAAGAAGAATCGTGTATTCCGGCAGCCTCACGGCCTATAATGGTATCTCTGCCCTGATGGACGCAATGGCGCTTGTTGAACACCACGATGTGAGCCTTCATATATATGGTAAGGGACAGCTTGAGTCCGCTGTTCAAAAAAGGGCGAGCATGATGCCGAATGTGTGCTATGGCGGCAGCCTAAAGAACGCCGAAGTACGCGCCGTCCAGAAAAACGCCTGGCTTCTAATTAATCCCCGGCCTGTTGACGACCCGATTGCACAGGTTACGTTTCCGTCAAAAATCCTGGAATACATGCAAAGTGGTACGCCGGTACTCACAGCACGCTTAAACGGCTTTCATGAGGCGTATAACGACAAGCTCTTTTTCATTCAAGGTTTGGGAAAAGCGCCCGAGATTGCCGAGGCAATCAATCACCTTGCCGGTTTAGATGAGGCCGCTTTAGCCGAAAGAGCAGAGAAAGCAAAAAAGTTTATTTGCAGCAGTAAAACGTGGGCCGTTCAGGCAGAGAAAATCAACGAATTTTTAAAGGAAATCAGCAATGGAAGAAATGGTGTTGGCGAATCGAGATCATGA
- a CDS encoding glycosyltransferase produces the protein MNVLMINSDSGSGSTGRIADDLCHALIKRGHRCLLAYGRNNAGRNPDAIRVGSQWDVLWHTLQTRLLDAQGLGSKNATRAFLKEAALFSPDVIHLHNLHGSYINIPLLFRWLKKLNKPIVWTLHDCWPLTGHCTNFTAIGCRRWETGCQSCPQRQAYPKSWLVDRSAQNMALKRRLFTSLDKLTLVPVSQWLCQQAAQSFLGGCERRVISNGVDRCIFAPTESDFRAQNGLDGKTILLGAASVWSPQKGLSMFNALSALLDETYQIILVGVTQAQKKKLSKKIMTFEHIQDPQELANVYSATDIFLNPSVEESFGLVALEALACGIPVISNSFSANPELITPSCGLVLGDVSAAAFAQAVKKLQINPFKQADCVKRASGFDKEIMLARYLDLYETLYEKAGRLNG, from the coding sequence ATGAACGTTTTAATGATCAATTCAGACAGTGGCTCTGGCAGCACGGGTCGAATTGCCGACGATTTGTGCCACGCGCTGATAAAACGCGGTCATCGCTGCCTTCTGGCCTATGGCCGCAATAACGCGGGGAGAAATCCGGACGCCATCAGAGTTGGGAGCCAATGGGACGTTTTATGGCACACGCTTCAAACCCGACTGCTTGACGCCCAAGGCCTTGGTTCAAAAAACGCTACGCGCGCCTTTTTAAAAGAAGCAGCATTGTTTTCGCCTGACGTGATCCATCTGCACAATCTCCACGGCAGCTATATCAACATACCGCTGCTTTTTCGCTGGCTGAAGAAGCTGAATAAGCCCATTGTCTGGACGCTGCACGACTGCTGGCCGCTGACGGGGCACTGCACCAATTTTACGGCAATCGGCTGCCGCCGCTGGGAAACGGGTTGTCAAAGCTGCCCGCAGCGGCAGGCATACCCGAAAAGCTGGCTTGTTGACCGCAGCGCCCAAAATATGGCGCTGAAAAGGCGCCTGTTCACATCACTCGACAAGCTGACGCTCGTTCCGGTTTCACAGTGGCTCTGCCAGCAGGCAGCACAATCCTTTCTTGGCGGTTGTGAGCGACGCGTCATCTCCAACGGCGTCGATCGGTGCATTTTCGCGCCGACTGAAAGCGATTTCAGAGCCCAAAATGGTCTGGACGGCAAGACAATCCTACTCGGGGCGGCGTCCGTTTGGAGCCCCCAGAAGGGACTTTCCATGTTCAACGCGCTTTCGGCACTTCTGGACGAAACATACCAAATCATCCTCGTTGGTGTGACGCAGGCGCAAAAGAAGAAGCTTTCAAAAAAAATTATGACGTTCGAGCACATTCAAGACCCGCAAGAACTCGCGAACGTCTATTCGGCCACCGATATTTTTCTCAATCCATCTGTTGAGGAGTCGTTCGGCCTCGTCGCGCTCGAAGCGCTTGCCTGCGGCATACCGGTCATTTCTAACAGCTTTTCGGCAAACCCGGAACTCATAACGCCGTCCTGTGGACTTGTACTCGGCGATGTTTCAGCCGCGGCTTTTGCACAGGCCGTCAAAAAGCTGCAAATAAACCCCTTCAAACAGGCGGACTGCGTTAAGCGCGCTTCGGGGTTTGACAAAGAAATCATGCTGGCGCGGTATCTTGATTTATATGAAACACTTTATGAAAAGGCTGGCCGATTAAATGGATAA
- a CDS encoding glycosyltransferase family 2 protein, giving the protein MISIIVPVYNGEKYLDRCLNAILRQTYRDIEILLVDDGSKDASFDICRRYEKADHRVRVIHRDNGGVSAARNAGLDNAVGQYIQFVDADDYLEPDCCRTLVEAIEESGCDMAVSAFNNVYEQPGGELKTIPIKLPIAGRFETAAYVRQFDVLQGFSPFIGGVWNKMYRREALQASGVRFREDISLHEDSIFNFRFYRHTASICVVNQCLYNYFHELGNMSLSRKKQRELHRLTHLFYSEYKMLFKAYDAYSGCRLLHTEENCYRAYLVCLLSSADRRNPLSHAVLNELKAYYSDAVFMASLPYAQLKNHTDKWLNFLIARRRTVLLALSLYLTNAWHRFGARLPDHRLAEKRMNEH; this is encoded by the coding sequence GTGATATCAATCATCGTGCCTGTTTACAACGGTGAAAAGTATTTGGATCGATGCCTGAATGCCATCCTGCGCCAAACGTATCGAGATATTGAAATCCTGCTCGTTGACGACGGTTCGAAAGACGCCTCTTTTGATATTTGCAGGCGATATGAAAAAGCAGATCACAGAGTGCGCGTTATTCACAGAGATAACGGGGGTGTCTCCGCCGCGCGCAACGCCGGGCTTGACAACGCCGTGGGGCAGTATATTCAATTTGTCGATGCCGACGATTATCTTGAGCCGGATTGCTGCCGGACGCTCGTTGAGGCTATTGAAGAAAGCGGCTGCGATATGGCCGTTTCGGCATTTAACAACGTTTATGAACAGCCCGGCGGGGAACTGAAAACCATCCCCATCAAGCTGCCGATTGCAGGGCGCTTCGAGACGGCGGCCTATGTCCGGCAATTTGATGTCTTGCAGGGTTTTTCACCGTTTATCGGCGGCGTTTGGAATAAAATGTACAGGCGAGAGGCCCTGCAGGCGAGCGGCGTCCGCTTTCGGGAAGATATCAGCCTGCACGAGGACTCCATTTTCAATTTTAGGTTTTATCGGCATACAGCAAGTATCTGCGTTGTCAATCAATGCCTGTACAATTATTTTCATGAATTGGGTAACATGTCGCTGAGCCGTAAAAAGCAACGCGAACTGCACCGCCTGACACACCTGTTTTACAGTGAATACAAAATGCTGTTCAAAGCATATGACGCCTATTCTGGGTGCCGCCTTCTTCATACCGAAGAAAACTGTTACCGTGCGTATCTTGTCTGCCTGCTGAGCAGCGCCGACAGACGCAACCCGCTGTCGCATGCGGTTTTGAACGAATTAAAAGCATATTATTCCGACGCGGTTTTTATGGCGTCGCTCCCCTATGCACAGCTGAAAAACCACACAGACAAATGGCTGAATTTTTTAATTGCACGGCGGAGAACCGTTCTGTTGGCGCTTTCGTTATATCTGACTAATGCCTGGCACCGGTTTGGGGCGCGGTTACCCGATCATCGGCTGGCCGAGAAGCGGATGAATGAGCATTGA
- a CDS encoding glycosyltransferase produces MRNISAEIGKPLLSIIVPVYNVEAYLTACVESIRRQDYDNLDIILVDDGSTDGCPRLCDIFAKADTRIRVIHKTNGGLSDARNAGLASSRGDLVAFVDADDWLEKDMYTTLFDLMSQHNADIAECGIRYVYPNGKRRKDGARGGICVLDQRAATAAFLDRRVKISASICNKLYKKSIFETLRFQKNRLHEDAFFMYRALYDARVFVRTARPKYNYRQGRPGSIMTSPVLPKNIRDILDAFEERNAFFEKEGQEILLQKSKNYYYQTLISSFAEASVYLPEEKELLHEITSKLIGAKRDIIQMPIHVRLILRYIVFLVCPKLLTLLFRLREGWR; encoded by the coding sequence ATGCGTAATATTTCAGCCGAAATCGGAAAGCCGCTTTTGAGCATTATCGTGCCGGTATACAATGTGGAGGCGTATCTGACAGCCTGCGTTGAAAGCATCCGGCGTCAGGATTACGACAATTTGGACATTATTTTGGTTGACGACGGGTCAACAGATGGTTGCCCGCGGCTTTGCGACATATTTGCCAAAGCGGACACCCGAATTCGGGTTATCCACAAAACAAACGGCGGGCTGAGCGACGCGCGCAACGCCGGTCTGGCATCATCGCGCGGCGACCTTGTCGCGTTTGTCGACGCGGATGATTGGCTTGAAAAAGACATGTATACAACACTTTTTGATCTCATGAGCCAACATAACGCCGATATAGCCGAATGCGGCATCCGGTACGTATATCCGAACGGGAAACGACGCAAAGATGGGGCGAGAGGTGGTATTTGCGTCCTTGATCAGCGCGCGGCAACGGCGGCGTTTCTGGACAGACGCGTTAAAATCAGTGCGAGCATCTGTAACAAGCTTTATAAAAAATCCATTTTTGAAACGCTGCGGTTTCAGAAAAACCGGTTACATGAGGATGCATTTTTTATGTATCGCGCCCTTTATGACGCGCGCGTTTTCGTACGAACGGCACGGCCGAAATATAATTACCGGCAGGGCAGGCCCGGCAGCATCATGACATCACCCGTTTTGCCAAAAAATATCCGGGACATTCTGGACGCCTTTGAGGAACGCAACGCGTTTTTTGAAAAGGAGGGGCAAGAAATCCTCCTTCAAAAATCAAAAAACTATTATTATCAGACGCTGATATCGTCTTTTGCCGAAGCAAGCGTTTACCTGCCAGAAGAAAAAGAGCTGTTGCACGAAATAACGTCGAAACTGATTGGCGCAAAACGCGATATTATCCAAATGCCCATCCATGTGCGCCTCATACTCCGTTACATCGTGTTCCTAGTGTGCCCGAAGCTTTTAACGCTTCTGTTTCGGCTCAGGGAGGGATGGCGGTGA